One region of Populus trichocarpa isolate Nisqually-1 chromosome 4, P.trichocarpa_v4.1, whole genome shotgun sequence genomic DNA includes:
- the LOC18098209 gene encoding cytokinin riboside 5'-monophosphate phosphoribohydrolase LOG1, producing MEIEMKHSKFKRICVFCGSSPGKKSSYKDAAIELGKELVSSNIDLVYGGGSIGLMGLISQAVFDGGRHVIGVIPKTLMPREITGETVGEVKAVADMHQRKAEMARHSDAFIALPGGYGTLEELLEVITWAQLGIHDKPVGLLNVDGYYNSLLSFIDKAVEEGFINPSARHIIVSAPTPRELVKKMEEYFPRHEIVASKVSWEIEQLGYSPQCDISR from the exons ATGGAAATAGAAATGAAGCATTCAAAATTTAAGAGGATTTGTGTGTTTTGTGGTAGTAGTCCAGGAAAGAAAAGCAGCTACAAGGATGCTGCTATTGAGCTTGGAAAAGAATTG gtATCAAGTAATATTGACCTGGTTTATGGAGGAGGAAGTATTGGTTTAATGGGGTTAATTTCTCAAGCTGTTTTTGATGGAGGCCGCCATGTGATTGG AGTTATCCCCAAGACACTCATGCCTAGAGAG ATCACTGGAGAAACAGTAGGAGAAGTAAAGGCTGTTGCTGATATGCACCAGAGGAAGGCTGAAATGGCTAGACATTCAGACGCCTTTATTGCCTTGCCTG GTGGTTATGGGACCCTTGAAGAACTTCTTGAAGTCATAACCTGGGCCCAACTTGGCATTCATGACAAACCG GTGGGATTGCTGAATGTGGATGGATATTACAATTCCTTGTTATCATTTATTGACAAAGCAGTAGAGGAAGGCTTCATTAATCCAAGTGCACGCCATATAATTGTATCTGCCCCAACCCCTAGAGAGCTGGTCAAGAAAATGGAG GAATATTTTCCACGACATGAAATAGTGGCCTCAAAGGTAAGCTGGGAGATTGAACAATTGGGCTACTCTCCACAATGTGATATCTCCAGGTGA